The DNA region ATGATACCCGTTAGTGCATAGAAGAACTCAAATGAAAATTTTGAGATTCATAATCACTCCTAAACAAATGCATGCCTACGGTTCACAGAAGTGGAATTAATCGGTATAAGTCAACATACTTGTGTGTCTTGGCGGCTCTGCCAGATTGTAACTAGTATATATGTGGAAATAGTTTCACATCGTCTGCTTAGGATTAATTTGGTTTAAGGTTTTCATTGGAGCGTAGTAGGGATCATAACTATCAATTGTGGAAAGAAATATGTATTCGAATTAGCGTAGGATAGCAAATATGCGAACTTGAGTAAATACATAGATATTTGTATACTGGTTGTCAGTTACCAAAATGCTTAGACAACTAAAATGGTTTCCGTTTTGCTGACGTGCATGTAACTTTGACCACCAGGGGGTTAAATCCTATGTTTATGTAGGATAATAAAGTGTCGAACAAACGATCCAACAGTACGCTGAATTTCCCCAAAAAGAATTACGCAACAAGTTTACACATAATTAAACCTGATAATACAGAATTTGAAGTTACCTACCTCAGTTCACATAACCACCGCCGAAGTCTGAATCGAGAATCGTCAAAACTGAGACGAAGTAAGTATATGGACTGCCTTGATGTTAAGTAATGAAAGCATTCGGCAACAGTAACCAGAAGTCAGTATGTGACTGTTATTCACAGGTAGAAGTCAATAAGAAACAACAGAATTCCTATTAATCTGAGATTTGGCATGGTAACATCTGAAAGGGTAGTGAATTCAGAATAGTAGAGCGTTCTAGGTTGGACCACTTATCGGAAGCACTTTATTAGGAAAGTGATGTGAACAGAAGTTGAGTTCCTTAATATTAAGATTAACGAGGTGAATCTTGTGGTCGCACTGCTTATATGGTCGCTTATGAAGTCAGACAATGTTTTGAAACTTCGGGAACCCTTTATCACGTCACTTAATTAGTGtagtttttaaaattaattgattgtaactcatttaaaatcattaatctgatttagatttaaaatatttttattggttTTTAATGGAAGGATTTATAATTCTTTTTGGCATTAAATCAGCATTTACTAATTTATGCTGATGTTCTCTAGAAAAATCTGGTTTAAATTCTTTTTTACGTACGTTTCGACGATTTAAAGTTAATTTGAAACACATTTAAACCTTGTTGAATGAATAGGACTTTATCAGATTATTTTAATCCACTCAGTTTCACCTTTGtcgaaaatactttattttacaaaaaaacatAATATACATGCGGATCTGTCATATTCTCACTTCTGTATATTTATTTTTCGATATTGAAAGCCTCGATTTGGATGACGTAAATGAGACTGCAAATACAAAAATGGGGATTTAATAAACACCAAAATAAACCAAAACCATATCTAAATTAGGAATTGTAAATTCAGGTACACAGGAAAAATAAATATACAGAAGTGAGAATATGACAGATCCGCATGTatgtttttttgtaaaataaagtattttcgaCAAAGGTGAAACTGAGTGGATTAAAATAATCTCTTGGTCTTTATTATTTTCCTGGTTCGAGTCTTAAAGATTGAGTAACTCAGTGGCTAGAGACGGTATCAAACATGGGTCAGAATTGAAGTAAGTAGCGATCCTGCCGTAACTCGTTATAAAAGTTAGTAATTTCTTGAACTGTAAGGACTCTTCCTCGTTTTAATTCTTATTGGACTGCTTcttctattattactattattgctgTCTTACTCTCATACATTAATTACCATTAATAGTTGCTCCTCTCTTTTATTACTCTCACTTTCCTCTCTTCACAACCTCAATTTTgttgtggcgcatatatattttggtgccACTATACCAATGTTTATTAGTTCAAATAAAGCACCCTCCACTCTGAAGACAATTTTCTCATGAATTCATAGTCGGTAGTTAATTACTTTGATTGGCTGCGTATGTAAAAATGGAAGGTACAATGCGTGCAATGATTAAGCTTCAGGAAACTCACTATTAAGAGGTCTTTCACGGTAAAATTAAAAACTAGTAACGCACATACATGTCTACATGATAATTGAATAGTGAAACTCCAGATGATCAGAAAATGTAGGGATATATTCCTACATTTTGGTGTAATACATTACGTCATACGAGTGGTAGACTACATCCCGATCACAATCGAGTATAAAAGCTACTTTACGATTAATAAATGACTAGTTTTTTGGACACATTACTGGCCAAACAGAGGACCATACTGCATTGATTTTCGTAACTTGAGTAAATGAATGATCTCGTAGAGGGTCCCAGAAGTTTCAGAACATTGTCTGACTTCATAAGCGACCATATAAGCAGTACGACCACAAGATTCACCTCGTTAATCTTAATATTAAGGAACTCAACTTCTGTTCACATCACTTTCCTAATAAAGTGCTTCCGATAAGTGGTCCAACCTAGAACGCTCTACTATTCTGAATTCACTACCCTTTCAGATGTTACCATGCCAAATCTCAGATTAATAGGAATTCTGTTGTTTCTTATTGACTTCTACTTGTTATTAACAGCCAAGAAACATCTGGCCACAGATTTCTTTGCTTCATGATAGTTGTTCCTGAAGTCACTAATTTCTGGGAAGTCAGGCGGTTGGTTGGTCACTGGATTATGACCATTATAAATGGTCGGAAGCATGTTTTTCGAGGATCGATCACCGTGATACATGGACATACCTCATTTTTCCACTGGCATTGTTTCCTCGGTTACCAGACACACCAATTATCTTCATCTATGCTGTTGTTGTCAGTCCGGATTTTTATAGCGTTGTGACAACTTTGGCATCGGACAGACAAACGAGGCTTCGCATTAGGAAGCATATCAGTTTCCATCTGTTTCttatttccatgtttttctaaaCTGATGTGAAGCACGATTTAACGTGCACATAAATAACCCTGTATTCAGTCGAAGTCTTATGATGCTTTTTAGTCGTTTCTCTACACCCGTGTGACAGGCAGTGTGAACTCATGGGATACTGATAGAATTCTCAAATCAAATCGTAGATTCATGTAGTCTTAAAATGTGAAGCCTATCGGTACACACCTGtctgaaaatatttaattgaCACAACCGTCTCACGCAGAGATCGTTCAGGCTACTTCTGGACAAACGGCAGATAAGAAGCGCTGAAATTACGAGCATATTAACGTTTATTTTATAAGGCACAAATTACAAAATTTCCACTCATTAAAAAGACGTTTTTTCGCATATCGAGCTCTGGACAACCAGCAAGCGCCTTTACGTTTGCCAAGGAAAATTCGAACCGTATGGCTGCATGTAGTAAGAGTCCCAGTTTGCCTAcaaattaattatgaaaatCCTTTTGAGGAAATAAAATAGACTTCTAAAAGCAAAAACATCCTCGGTCTGCGACAGGGAACTCTATTCTTAGAATGCACGTTACGACACTATCACACCATTGCTTGGAATCCAAAAAATTGGAATAATTTTGTAAATCGCGTTCCATGACCAGCATTTAGAATAGACTTCAGTCTAACAAGATAAGCAGCAAAGCAGTGTTACCTTCATCGATATATGGGCAACCACCAACTACTATCTAGTTTAGGCGAGTACTATCGATACGAAACCAGTAGTTGCATCACGTGCAGACTGTTAGACGAAGACAATTCTAGTCATGTGACAGAGTACGAAGGAAAAAGTAACGCGCATTCAGTTTGCTTGTTTCTAAAACAGTGTGTGATGTATTATCTGCTATCCGATATAAATTTTTGAATAGATTGACTGATAAACTCATACACTGAGAACATTCAACCAACACAGTAGTTCAACCtgaaaatgtatttaaaaatgAAGACATAGAACGGGAATTGTCACACGGCATAAACTTGTACTTCAGAAAAAAATGGAGCAAAGTTTATTGTTGAGGAATAGGAGGATGACCAGGAGCAGGAGGCATACTAGGAGCACATTGTATTGATTGTGTGCCTGGCATAGTCTGTCCCGGAGGAGCTCCAGCACCAGATTGACCTGGTGCTCCTGTTTGCTGCTGTTGCCACGCTTGCCAAGCTTGCCATTGTTGCCATTGCTGCCACTGAGCGTAGTCGTACTGAAAACGAAAAGAATGGTGGGAGCCAAAACGGAACCCGTCAGAATGAATCACAAAAAAATTACTTAACACAATGAAACTTTATAAAATCCGCTGACTGATTCTAGATATGCGGAATAACTGCGTATCAGATAAAAGTTTAGTGTAGCCTCACCTGTCCAGCAGCTGTTGGTTGTGCTTGAACAGGGACTTGAGATGGTGCAGCCGCCGGTGTACCAGATTGAGCAGCCTGCACGTGACCTGTAGGTACTGGAGCGGTCTGTTGGACAGCAGCCACTGAGGGTTGTTGAGCCTGTCGTAGAATGGCATCGGCGCATTCGTGCATTCCTTGACGTCTGTAGTATTCAGCCCAAGCTGCACTGTAATCAGGTTGACCGGTGTATGGGTTGTATGTAGGAGCCGGCATGGCAGCTGCCGCAACGGCATTTTGGGCACAGTTAGCCATGGTCCATGGATCTGGAAAAAAAACAGAAAGTTACAAAACACATTAGTGTCAATTACAACAAATTTAGGTGTGAAAGACCGTCCCGGTACCAGTCTATCTTATTTTTTGACTACAATTATCGAGTCAACCTTTAACTCCAACATTGTGGAGCTTCAAACCCAATATTACATCCGATAATGAAACCAAAGTTAAGTGTCAATCACCAGCAATTTTTAATAGCTATTtctcaaacaaataaaaaaatcgaGTAACACGTTAAGATGGGAATCGTCATTAAGGCTTACAGCTGGTGTTGTTCGAAAGTTTCAAGCCGCCGATATCAGTTTGAGCCAGTCACTCTCAATGCCCAATAATCGTTTGTCGCTGCTTGGTTGAGTGCAGCTAGCTCTGACTGCGACACAGCTTCTAAAgctgtcagtcagtcaacaaaAAACATTAAGCTTACCTGCATGTGGGTAGCCGTATTGACCCCAAGGCCCAGGAACAGCACCGGTGGTAGTAGCTGGTCGAGTCATGGGAATACCAGCACGCTCAGAGATCATTCTTTAAACACCATCCGACATCCAGAGAAATGAGAACCAGGGATTAGTGAATATACGAATGGCACGAATAGGCATATACCGAAATGACAAAGACAGTaacaaatagaaaaatattGCTTTGATAATCGGAGTAAGCACATACACATTTAATCAATTACACAAAAGGCTTACATGGAGGTGATACTATCACAAACAAAGAACATTACCTTATGGCTTGTTCTATCTCTTGTCTGTTACCACGGacattaaatattttgataGAGGGATCTGGCGGTGGTTCCTTTGATATTTCAACATGGGCTCCACTGACGCGACAGATCTCTTTAATCGACTCTCCACCTTTACCAATTACAAGTCCTGCTTTTTCAGCCGGAACGGCATATTGAGATGTTTCCTGACCGTCGTATCCGTAGTGCATTGACCCTCCAGGACGCTACAGAGtatattaataaacaatttgcCTTACATCTCGAGAATTTATGAGAACAAGAACAGCTTGTCGAGCCTTTTCCACTCGTGCTGGTTCACCGGATATTCTAAGTGGTTTGTCTTCAGGAGTCGGGTTGTTTGACTGTTGGATAAGCACCATTTTGACGCCATTTTCTTCTTGCAAATTttttatagtctcgccgtttttgCCGATCACTAACCCCGCCTTTAAACCAGGAAccatcatttcaatagttgttatGCTTCCAGTTGAATTATAAGCAGGAGTAGTTGGTGTGCCGTTCTTCCCAGCACGCTCAATTATGTCACCAATCATTTGTTTAGCATGACTGAAAATCTAATTATATTTACACAACTTACTCAatttgctgaggagttccagtTAGAGTTACAGTACGCTCGGGAGTACCAGCTAAGATGTTAAACAGGGAATAAACGCATTACCTTGAGATATTTGAACCTTGCATTGTGTGTCATTTTGGAGTTGTGTTATTTGCTCCCCACCTTTCCCTATAACTGCACAATAGGATAACTACATATTATGAAAACTGACCTAGGCCAACATATCTATCAGGGATAGCCGTCTCAGTAGTAACAACCCTGGAACCAACAGAGTTGTTGTTTGAGGTTGGTGGTAGAGCTGTGGTCGGCTGTGAACCACCTAACTTCTGATTTATCCGAGCAGCAGCTTCTGCAGCAGCAGCCACCTTGTCCATTACTAAAGGGCGTTTTTCAGTCGTAGCAAAATTGTTATTTTCCTCCTGAGCAGGCCTTTTCATACCAGCTATGCCACCATTGGTTGTGGACCCGTCATCGGACATAGAAAATTTTGAAACAATCTAAGCAGGAAGTGAATGATTACAGGACCGAATGCAAACCACCTGCTTTGCTCGCTCGATGGCGCTGGCATAAGCCTCGTTACCTGCCATGGGGGATACAATATGGCCGTAATTAAAGTGGCCTAttaaaagaaatcaataaaGTCTGGAAATTTTCACTTTTTGCACATtttttaactgattttaatttaaaattattacaagtCTCTATATCATACTTGAGATAAATGTTGGATTTTTGGCACATCCTAGTCTTGTGAACTGAGGATAGCCTGTGAGAACTACATTAAAAACAACTTGATCTATTATATTGGTATGCGTATTTAGTCATTTCTCGTTTAGATTCATGTTTATTTGAAACGTCTGCAAAAAGACgtcataaaattattttaatcttttGCTTTTCAGAAATTGTTAACAAAAGACCACCAACTACCAACCGCTAATTCAAAGCATTTGCTCTCTTGAACACATTACTTATCTTCATTCGTTGTTTTGATAGTGGCAAAAAATATTTAGACTTCTATTATCATACAAGGGTTGAACCATTATGTGGTAGGCATAGCCGTCTCGAAGAATAATTCCATTCACAGTTGTTCCAACCGCGACCCGAACCTTTTGAAATCAAGGCAATGGTAAACCGTCGACGCTAAAACCTAAAAAGGCTTCCAAAAAGGCGCAAATTGAGGCTAACGAACCTATAACAGGGCCCAAAACAACGACTGATCCTCCTACCGAAAAACACAAACACCTAAAGCTTATATTTCATCAATTACGAAGGGCTTCATTTGCGTCCACCATTATCAATCAGTGGGACTAACTTAAAAGAAAAGGTATCTGCATCCACAAAATTCACcttcaaaaacaatttattgGATTAGTTGGACACAAATAACGATCTCATTATACGTACCCTACGAAATGACAAAATTCACTTCTTATACAGTTGTGACTTTGTGATAGATGGGTTCGCTAATATTCTGACAAAGAAATAAAGGCTCAAGATGAGACAAGCACTTTAGTTTTTCGGTACTTTTTCGGGAATGTACGGCCAATCCTCTCATAAAATCCAGGATAACTAAGACTTCCTATGCAAAAACTAAATGGACAGAATTCACTTCAGTTGGAATAGGTTGTGAGGTTAACAGAATGTCATTAAACCCTACTCTAGTTTTATGTCGAGCTGAATCCGTCGTTAACCAACACGGTTCCGCCACGTACTGCAGTATATTCACATTTCATCTGAACTAAATCTTGTTAGCcctttatatttaaaaaattacttCACCGTTAATATTCTGTATGTCATCTAGGACTCACTAACGTGACGATCGATGTGATCTAGGGACTGGCATGAGGCGGCCtggataaaaaatatataaacaccATATACAGCAGTGGAAGTGGCTGTCTAGCTGCCTAAGTGTGTACACCGTGACGGCCATTATCGTAAGCTGACTACCTCCAATATATACCGGACGACATATAAAATTCCATACCTTATATAACTGTGTAAACTCAAAGATAATAATATCAAAAGACGACTAGCTATCTCTCGATATCAACGTTAAGAGCGCTGGTGTGCATCGTACGACGCTGTTCCAGAGTGATAAGAAACACAGGGACGAGGATGTATATATGACCTACATCTTCAGCCACTTCAATAACACAATACTGAGTCATCGATTTTTGAGCTCCCATTTTTCAAATGGTTGTGTTTCGACTAAAAATATATCGAGTACctgatttttaaaatatatcttcCTTCCACCATTGACTCCAGACACAAGAACTAGATATTCCAGCCGTTATTGCTGCTGGCTCAATCAATGTATATAGTAAAGGGTTCCGACACCACTTTCCAAATCTTCTGAGAAGAGATATCGAACCTATGGGACGGGTCGGTAGTCATCTAGCATATGAAGCACTAAATACGAGACGTGATATTAAAATACCAGCTTATTGTCGCCAATACTGGCGAATGCTGTACAA from Schistosoma haematobium chromosome ZW, whole genome shotgun sequence includes:
- the FUBP1 gene encoding Far upstream element-binding protein 1 (EggNog:ENOG410V6KG~COG:A), translating into MSDDGSTTNGGIAGMKRPAQEENNNFATTEKRPLVMDKVAAAAEAAARINQKLGGSQPTTALPPTSNNNSVGSRVVTTETAIPDRYVGLVIGKGGEQITQLQNDTQCKVQISQAGTPERTVTLTGTPQQIDHAKQMIGDIIERAGKNGTPTTPAYNSTGSITTIEMMVPGLKAGLVIGKNGETIKNLQEENGVKMVLIQQSNNPTPEDKPLRISGEPARVEKARQAVLVLINSRDRPGGSMHYGYDGQETSQYAVPAEKAGLVIGKGGESIKEICRVSGAHVEISKEPPPDPSIKIFNVRGNRQEIEQAIRMISERAGIPMTRPATTTGAVPGPWGQYGYPHADPWTMANCAQNAVAAAAMPAPTYNPYTGQPDYSAAWAEYYRRQGMHECADAILRQAQQPSVAAVQQTAPVPTGHVQAAQSGTPAAAPSQVPVQAQPTAAGQANWDSYYMQPYGSNFPWQT